The following are from one region of the Aquirufa lenticrescens genome:
- the miaA gene encoding tRNA (adenosine(37)-N6)-dimethylallyltransferase MiaA — protein MKKSAKILLVIVGPTAVGKTALCVELAKHLQTDIISADSRQFYRELSIGTAKPSAEEQGGVTHHFVDSHSVEDYFSPGDFERESMKLLTKLFKKHDVVVATGGSGLYLKALMEGLDVMPEADLALRETLNARLEKEGLWALFSELKQLDPVYAAQVDAKNPQRVVRALEVCLSTGKPYSEFRLAQKPARPFQVIKICLERSREELYTRIDQRMDQMLTAGLVAEARAFEDKQHLYALKTLGYKEVYAFLRGEYDEEEMVRLLKRNNRHYAKKQMTWFRNQDEFIYLHPSTAFVEILKQLEA, from the coding sequence GTGAAAAAATCAGCTAAAATACTGCTCGTCATCGTAGGTCCCACAGCAGTGGGTAAGACCGCACTTTGTGTGGAATTAGCGAAGCACCTACAGACGGACATTATTTCGGCGGATTCCCGTCAATTTTACCGCGAACTTTCCATAGGGACGGCAAAGCCATCGGCTGAAGAGCAGGGTGGGGTAACCCACCATTTTGTGGATTCTCATTCGGTTGAGGACTATTTCTCCCCAGGCGATTTCGAGCGGGAGTCGATGAAGTTATTGACGAAACTCTTCAAAAAGCACGATGTTGTAGTCGCTACTGGCGGCTCCGGATTGTATTTGAAAGCCTTGATGGAGGGTTTGGATGTGATGCCGGAAGCGGATTTAGCCTTGCGCGAAACGCTGAATGCACGCTTGGAAAAAGAAGGACTTTGGGCTTTATTCTCTGAATTGAAGCAATTAGATCCCGTTTATGCCGCTCAGGTAGATGCCAAAAATCCACAGCGCGTCGTTCGGGCCCTTGAGGTCTGCCTTTCCACTGGGAAACCCTATTCTGAATTTCGATTAGCTCAAAAACCAGCCAGACCTTTCCAAGTCATTAAGATTTGTCTAGAACGTTCGCGTGAAGAGTTATATACGCGAATCGATCAACGGATGGATCAGATGCTCACGGCTGGTTTAGTGGCCGAAGCACGTGCATTCGAGGATAAGCAACATTTATATGCCTTGAAAACCTTAGGTTACAAAGAAGTCTATGCGTTTTTGCGGGGTGAATACGATGAGGAGGAAATGGTTCGCTTGTTAAAGCGCAATAACCGTCATTATGCGAAGAAACAAATGACTTGGTTCAGAAATCAGGATGAATTTATCTATTTGCATCCGTCGACTGCCTTTGTCGAAATATTGAAACAATTAGAGGCTTAA
- a CDS encoding rhodanese-like domain-containing protein, with amino-acid sequence MTASDFKAELNQLNLLDIRTPREWDDFNLGGFHVSLDTLLERIDEISKDKNWVIICYNGTQSLIAMRLLKAKGFTNIDHLEGGLEAYLSL; translated from the coding sequence ATGACTGCTTCAGATTTCAAGGCTGAATTAAACCAATTAAACCTCTTAGATATACGGACGCCCAGAGAATGGGATGACTTTAATTTAGGAGGTTTTCACGTTTCATTGGATACCCTTTTGGAGCGCATCGATGAAATTTCTAAAGATAAAAATTGGGTAATTATCTGTTATAATGGGACGCAGAGTTTGATTGCCATGCGTTTGTTAAAGGCCAAAGGCTTCACAAACATCGATCACCTCGAAGGTGGTCTCGAAGCCTATTTAAGCCTCTAA
- a CDS encoding rhodanese-like domain-containing protein: protein MDITIEELKERMDKGEKLNLFDVREEYEFDEFNIGATLIPLGELPDRLDEIAHLKNEEILIHCRSGARSGRAAAYLTAEGYSNVRNVLGGMMAWQAAGY from the coding sequence ATGGATATTACAATTGAAGAATTAAAAGAGCGAATGGACAAGGGTGAAAAACTGAACTTGTTCGATGTGCGCGAAGAATATGAATTTGATGAATTCAACATAGGGGCGACTTTGATCCCTTTGGGTGAATTGCCTGATCGTTTAGACGAAATCGCTCACCTTAAAAATGAAGAAATTCTTATCCATTGTCGTTCAGGTGCTCGTTCTGGACGTGCTGCAGCTTATTTAACGGCAGAAGGCTACTCGAATGTACGCAACGTGTTAGGCGGAATGATGGCGTGGCAAGCGGCTGGATATTAA
- a CDS encoding PASTA domain-containing protein: MAIISTKSKKDFYLHVAILVTLFLVLFFGFFFVYLPWSTHHGETIKVPNLKGMSMDKMEESVDANNLEYEISDCTFVADKPPLTILSQYPLPNALVKSGRKIYITINSETPPTIRMPNLIGLSVRSAEQQLIIAGLKKGIVHQVNDPRLKEVIDMQALGRKITAGSSIPKGTEVDLYIGNGTADAEIELPDLIGKPLDEVSIILAGMNLKLGHVTYEANSDLTAGTVFKQTCATCDGTSIHPGDTIDVWVVGDGNNE, translated from the coding sequence TACCTGCACGTCGCGATCTTAGTGACGTTATTCTTAGTGTTGTTTTTTGGTTTCTTTTTTGTGTATTTACCCTGGAGCACGCATCATGGGGAGACCATTAAAGTTCCTAATTTAAAAGGAATGTCGATGGATAAGATGGAGGAATCTGTCGATGCGAATAACCTAGAATACGAAATTTCGGACTGTACGTTTGTGGCAGATAAGCCACCTTTGACGATCTTATCGCAATATCCATTGCCAAATGCCTTAGTTAAATCAGGTCGTAAAATCTACATTACAATCAATTCAGAAACACCTCCTACCATCAGAATGCCTAATTTAATTGGCTTGTCAGTACGAAGTGCAGAGCAACAATTGATTATTGCTGGATTGAAAAAAGGGATTGTACATCAAGTGAATGATCCACGTTTGAAGGAGGTCATTGACATGCAAGCTTTGGGACGTAAAATAACGGCTGGAAGCAGTATTCCGAAGGGTACAGAGGTGGATTTGTATATCGGAAATGGTACTGCAGATGCGGAAATTGAATTACCCGATTTGATTGGAAAGCCTTTAGATGAGGTGTCGATTATTTTGGCAGGAATGAATTTAAAATTAGGCCACGTGACTTACGAGGCAAATAGTGATTTAACAGCAGGAACTGTATTCAAACAAACCTGTGCCACTTGCGATGGAACGAGTATTCATCCAGGTGACACGATTGATGTTTGGGTGGTAGGTGACGGAAATAACGAATAA